The genomic segment GCTATCCATCTAATGTTACCCAACGAATCCAATAATTGGGCATATATATCTTTCCCCGTAGTGTTCCTATTACGGTAATCTTCCCACCAAGTTATCGCTGTTGAGCCTTTATTGTTAACACATACTAATGGGTCAAGCTGTAAATCATCCGCCGTGCATACCGGCACTCCGTCAGCCTGCCACAATATGTTACCATTGGCATCCACCCGCTGGGCATATATGTCGTCGCTGGTCGTTCCCACATCCCTTTCATCCTGCCAGGCCATCACCGCCCCGTTCCTCCCGTCGGCGCACATGTTCACATAGGCCGAGGGTAGGCTGCATACAGTTATCCCGTTCTCCGGCCACACCCGGTTGCCCAGGCTGTCCAACCTTTGGGCGTATATATGAGGATATCCCGTGCCGTCACGGCCCCATTCCTCCCAGGATATGATCGCTCCACCGGCTCCGTCGCTTACTATATCGGCAAACCACGCTTCGCTGTTGGTCAAACTGCATACCGGAACTCCGTCTGTCTGCCACACCATATTGCCCCCGCTGTCCACCCGCTGGGCGTATATGTCATAATCCGTGTCGCTGCCGCCTAACCGGTATTGTTCCTGCCAGCAGATTATGGCCCCGCTTTTTCCGTCCGTGCAGATCCGGGCTTGCTCCGGAAAACCCACGTTTACCACCCGTATACCGTTAGGCTGCCAGCTAGGGGATTTGACCCCTCCCCGCTGCGAAGAGGATTCGGGGACCGGCACTGAACAAAGCCCTGAGCCTGCCGAAGGGCGAAATGTTAGGCCGTCTTTTGGCCGGGCATGGTCCTCCCGCTGGTCGTGGGCAAATACCCGGGCAACAGGCTGGGCAATTGCCGTGACGTAAAGCAACGCTGCTGCAAGCAACAAAAATATCTTTTTCATTTTCTTCTCTTATCGCATTACTTTTAAACAAAGATTCTTAACGTAAAAATCCTTTTAAATCCATTTCATTTTTATTGTATCCAAGATTAACTAAAGTCCGAAACATGTAGACACGATCATTACGTCATATCTCCTTAAGCCCCGCCTTGAACGACCGTACCAGCACCGTTCCCGTGGAAAGTATGAATTCCACCGAGCGGCCGTAATCTCCTCCGGTATCCTCGGCCGTTATTGGAATGTTCAGGGAGTTAAGCACCCTTTTGGCCTCCTGGGCGTTCCGCTGGCCGATGTTGACCCCGCCGTCCCTGCGGTTCAATAAAAGTCCGGCGAACATAGTGGCCCCGCCGGCCAGTTTGGCCCTGATCCTGAAGCGCTGACAGCCCAGTCCCTCCATCTCCAGCAGCATCTGTTCTATTGCTGTCTGGGGGCACTTGCCCGGCTGGGCCTTAAGCCGGCTCATCTCAGGCGACGGAAGCATTACATGGGCCAGTCCCCCGATCCTGGCCTCCGGATCGTACAATATTATGGCCAGGCAGGAACCAAGACCATGGGTGGTGATGATGGCTGGCTCCCGCTCCACCCTTAAGTCGGCAATTTTTACTATTACTTCGTTGGACAATTATTTTAAACCGTATTTAGCCGTTAAGCTGATATATACGTTCCTTGGGATCAAAAGGGGTAAAAGATTCTTTAACTGTTCCGAAAAGCGTTTCCACTTTGCCCAGCACCAGGAAACCTCCGGGACGCAGGCTTTTTTTGAAACTATCGAAGATGAACTCCTGGGCCTGACGGGAAAAGTAGATCAGCACATTGCGGCATAATATCAGGTCCAGGCCGGAAAAGACTGATGGTTCCAGCAGATCAAAATGCCGGTATTCCACCATTCGCTTGATGCCGTCGTCCAAATGATAATTCTTTGAATTCTGTTTGAAGTATTTTTTTATCAGTTCGGAAGGGATCTCATTCATGCTGTTCTGGTCATAAATACCCTGCCGGGCCTTCTCCATGCTTTGCCGGTCAATATCGGTGGCAATGATCCGGCAGGGGCGGTTTATGCCGCTTCCTCCTGAGAACTCCCGCCACAAAATGGCCAGGCTGTAGGGCTCTTCTCCCGAAGAGCATCCGGCGCTCCAGATGGTAAGGGGACTGTTCTGGTCTGCTTGGCCAGCCAGCAAAGGCATAACCCTGGCTGATATCGCCTTAAAAGTCTCGGGGTTGCGGTAAAAATTGGTGACGTTGATGGTCAGGGCATCCAGTAATTTTGGGTACTCGGACTTATCCTGAGCCAGCCTCCGGGCATATTCCGGATATGTGCTAAGCTGGCAGGCTCTCAGCCGGACGGCCAGCCGCCTTTTTAACGGCCGTTCCTTGTATTGCAAAATGTCAAAGCCGGTATCGGCGTTTATCATTTTGGCCAGTTCCATCAACTGGGGATCAGTGATGGCGTCTTTGAACATCATCTTTTTTCGGCCAGATCAAGATTGCGCCTGATCATCTGGTTTGATGGATCCAGCTCCAGAGCTTTTTTCCACCATTTCACCGCATTGTCCTTTTGCCCCTGTTTAAGGCAAAGATTTCCCAGCTTGTAAAGCTGCTGGACATCCGCCAGCCCCATGCCGGCCACCCGGGAAAGCACTTCCACCGCCTGGGCCCAGAGGCTGTTGCGGTAATAAAGCTCTGAAAGATTTTGAAGCAGAGTTCTGTTTTCCGGGGAGACCTTGAGCGCGGCCTGGTAGTGGCGTTCCGCCTCTTCCACCTGGCCCCGGGCCTGCCAGAGAGCGGCAATATTGTTCTCGGATGACGGGTTGATCCGTCCGCCTTGGGAGCACTCCTGCCAGTGTTCTATGGCTTGATCCCATTGGCTGCTGCGATAGGCTGCCAGGCCCAGCAGAAAACTTCCCAACAGGGTTTTCTTTCCCTGCTGTTCCAGCGACAACAACTGATCCCGGGCAGAGCTCCACTCTTTTTTGCGGCAGGCCAGATGGGCCAGATTGAGTTTTGGGGTCAGGCTTCCCGGGTCCATCTCTAAAGCTTTTTTATACTGACGGACGGCATCATCGTATTCCCCCATGGCTTCCAGGGCCAGCCCCAGATTATTGTAACTGCAGGCTTTTTGGGGTTCAATGGCAATGGTCTCCAGGAATTCGGTGGCGGCCTCGGCGTACTCCGCCTTACGGAAATGGATCAGGCCCAGATAGAAACGGGCATCGGCCTCATCTGGTTTGATCTCCACTATCCTCCGGTATTCCCGGTAAGCCTCTTCGTACATCTGGGTCTTGTAAAAGGCGATCCCCAGGTTGCGGTGTTCATCAACCGCCCCGCTCCCGGTTCCGGCAGCGGTCCGGGCCCTTTCGTTGCCCCGTTTGACCAGTCCCGCCCGCAGCAAACCGTAAATGACCTTGGAGGTCAGGAATTCTCCCAGCGAAGAAGCCTCCATTACCTCGCCCATGGTGCGGCGGCCATCTATCAGCTGCATCACCTGGCGCTCTTCCTCGTTCAGCTCCATCTCCACCTGCTGGGAGCCTTCTAAAATAAGCCTTTCCAGAATTATCTGGGTCCCCGGCAGTTTGGCTTCCAGATTTTTCCATTCGTCGATCCGGCGGGCCTCTTCCAGCAGCAGATTCAGGACATCCAGTGATACTGTAATGGTCTCCTCGGTGGGCAGGGTGTCCGGTTCAAAAAAGAAATCCCCCTCTTCCCAGCGCAGCAGATAAAATATGGCATCAGCAATCTGCCGGGAAACATCGGATTCCAGGTCCTGTTTGGTCAGCAGCCCCAAATGGATCAGGATGCCGCCTAACCGGCGGCCATCCGTATCAGCTTGCTGATGTTTCAGGGCCTCCTCCAGCTGGGAATTGGTGATTAAACCCCGGGACAGCAAACGGTCGCCTAACCGGTCGGGCCGGTTCAACAGATTGCTGTAACATATCTTTCCGTCGTTGAAAAATATGCTTCCGAAATTCTTGCCGTCAGTGACCTTCAAACATCCGGTCTTGTGTCCCACCGACAGAAGCTGAAGCACATCGGGCAGGCTTATTTCCTTAAAGGATCCTTTAATGGCCATTTGTCAGATCAAAAATAATGAATTAAAATTCTTCCATTAGCCTGTCTTCAACCCAGGGCCAGTTTTCTTCAATGGTTCCAGTCTTTTCCGCCAGTATGTCATCAGATTTTGCTTGGATTGCTGGTTCCGGCAGGTTTACGTTCGGGGATTCTGTTTTGATCTCCGGAGCGGTAAGCAACTGGGTTTCTGGTTCCGCTGACAAGGCCGGCATTACCGGAATTTCTGGCAAGGGGATATCCGGGGCCGGAGTTTCCTGGACAGTTTCCATAGGCGCCGTTGTTGCGGTCTTTCCGCCGCTTAACCTTTGGGAAAGGCTTTTAACCAGTTGTTCAAGTTTATCAGTCTGTTCCGGATCAAACAACACCGACTCTATCCGGGTCATTTCTTCGGTAGTGGACTGGCCCGCCATCTGCCCGAACTGCTGCTGCAGGTCTATCAGCTTTTCCACATTGGCGGTATATTTATCGTATTCCAAAGATAAGATCGAAATATCCTGATCCAATGATAGTTCCACCGAAGCGGTATTAAATCCCTTCATCTTCCAGATGTAGATCTTCTCCTTGTATTCCCGCCGGATCTTTTCGGTATCCTGCTGTTCTGACAACATAATCAGCATCCGGTCATCCAGCCCGGAAACAAAGGCCCCGAACTCTCCTTCCGGCTTGGCTGACGACGGATCCGGGATCGCTTCCGCTGCCGGCTCCGGGTGAACCTCGGCAGCAACCGCCTGAGGCAAAGCTTCATCCACCGTCTCTTTGGTGACCGGACCCTCCATCAGCGAGGAATACAGCAGCACCCGGTTCAGGGCACCCTCTAGCTCACGGACGTTGGAAGAGACCCGGGAAGCGATCAACTGCAGGACGTCCTCCGGTAGTTTTTGCCCCCGGGCTTCGGCCTTCTTGAAAAGGATCAGCCCTTTTTCCCGGAGCTCGATCTCCTTTAATGCCGCAAACACTCCGCCCAGCATCCGGGACAGCAGTTTGGGATCCAGCGCCTCAATTTTCTGGGGATGAGTGTCGGTGGTGATGATGATCTGACGGCCCGAACCGATCATCCGGTCGAACAGCGGCAGCAGCCGCACCTGGACATCGCGCTGGTGCAGTCCCAGATGGAGATCGTCAAACAGCAGCAGGTCTGCCTTTTCGGCCCGGGCCAGGTCACCCACCACCAGCTGGCTTCCGGCCAGCATCTCGATCTTGTATTCCGGGTGGGAAAGGGCCACGGCATTGCCCACCGCATGCAGCAGATGGGTCTTTCCCAACCCCACCCCGCCGTAGATCACCAGGGGATTGTATATCCTTCCCGGCTCCTCGGATACCTTAAGGGCAGCCGAAAACGCCAGGCGGTTGTTGGGCCCGGTAAAGAAGTTGTGAAAGACGTAGTTGGTCTTTACTATTTCAGGGGTGTTTTGTTCCATTGGGTTTTTTATTGTCGGATTTCAATTTAAGCGGTCACTGGTTTAACATTATGCGGACGTATTTCTTGGTGTTTCCTGGATTCATGCCTGCCTGCCGTAGCTTCAGCAAAGGCGGGGGTTCATAATAGTTGATAGTTCCGGAAACCTTGTCTACTTTTTGTATTTGGCCGAAAGCGACTGCAACACCAAAGCGCTGACGGTCTTTAAAGTATCAAAAACCCCCACCCCGGTGGTGGCGACGGCTTCAAAGTAATGGGCCCGCCTGAAGTTCAGCCCGGTGTTCAGGTCGGCCACCGACATGATGTTGGGCAGGTCCCGTTTATTGTACTGCATCACCATCGGTATCTTGTAAAGGTCCATGCCCAGGCCGGCCAGGTTGTCCCTCAGGTTCTGCAGGCTGTCCTGGTTCTCCTGCCACTGATCGACCTGGGAATCGGCTACGAACACCACACCGTCCGAGCCCTGCAGCACTAATTTGCGGGTGGAGTTGTAAAACACCTGCCCGGGTACGGTGTAAAGCTGGACCCTGGTCTTATACCCGGCGATGGTCCCCAGTTCCAGCGGCAGGAAATCAAAGAACAGGGTGCGGTCCTTTTCAGTGGCCAGACTGACCATGGAACTCCGCTTCTCGTCCGGGATCTTCCCGTAGATATACTGGAGATTGGAGGTCTTGCCGCAGCGTCCCGGCCCGTAATAGACGATCTTGCAGGTGATCTCTTTGGATGAATAGTTGATTAAAGACATGGATTGCTATGAATGATTTGATTTATTTTTCTGATTACAGCGCATTAATATCCGGGTTACGAAAACAGCTTGGACAGGGCATCTTCCACTTCCTGATTCAGATCGGGCAGCTCTATCCCCTGGCTTTCCCGGGCCTGGATGGACGGCATTCCCGGGGACTCTTCTTCCGCCAGCGGGGTGCTGTCGCCTTCGCCGCTCAGGGTCTTTTCCAGATGAGGAGCCA from the candidate division TA06 bacterium genome contains:
- a CDS encoding T9SS type A sorting domain-containing protein, with amino-acid sequence MKKIFLLLAAALLYVTAIAQPVARVFAHDQREDHARPKDGLTFRPSAGSGLCSVPVPESSSQRGGVKSPSWQPNGIRVVNVGFPEQARICTDGKSGAIICWQEQYRLGGSDTDYDIYAQRVDSGGNMVWQTDGVPVCSLTNSEAWFADIVSDGAGGAIISWEEWGRDGTGYPHIYAQRLDSLGNRVWPENGITVCSLPSAYVNMCADGRNGAVMAWQDERDVGTTSDDIYAQRVDANGNILWQADGVPVCTADDLQLDPLVCVNNKGSTAITWWEDYRNRNTTGKDIYAQLLDSLGNIRWIADGISVCVRDSIQLANNPVPNNIGGAYIGWYDFLVDGKTYVQSFDSNGVKQWDSVGVFTGRYGSGGWDVLCANDDNGFIIVNLDTAQSFDVTATPLWSNGSEVFNFFPGGDYNISKDDSGDVLIVAGQTRLYSQRLTNEGLAYWGATGVTVDSVSTASDRYPKVCSDLSGGLVCAWEEFYIYAQRIYADGTPGGVEGEPTENAKGKVQKIKLWPNPFYALANIQYSLDKTQHVSLNIYNITGQRVKTLINGKQNAGIYNLTWSGTNEQGQRLSNGVYFICQKTEDITQTQKISLIR
- a CDS encoding chemotaxis protein CheD — its product is MSNEVIVKIADLRVEREPAIITTHGLGSCLAIILYDPEARIGGLAHVMLPSPEMSRLKAQPGKCPQTAIEQMLLEMEGLGCQRFRIRAKLAGGATMFAGLLLNRRDGGVNIGQRNAQEAKRVLNSLNIPITAEDTGGDYGRSVEFILSTGTVLVRSFKAGLKEI
- a CDS encoding protein-glutamate O-methyltransferase CheR; the encoded protein is MMFKDAITDPQLMELAKMINADTGFDILQYKERPLKRRLAVRLRACQLSTYPEYARRLAQDKSEYPKLLDALTINVTNFYRNPETFKAISARVMPLLAGQADQNSPLTIWSAGCSSGEEPYSLAILWREFSGGSGINRPCRIIATDIDRQSMEKARQGIYDQNSMNEIPSELIKKYFKQNSKNYHLDDGIKRMVEYRHFDLLEPSVFSGLDLILCRNVLIYFSRQAQEFIFDSFKKSLRPGGFLVLGKVETLFGTVKESFTPFDPKERIYQLNG
- a CDS encoding tetratricopeptide repeat protein; this encodes MAIKGSFKEISLPDVLQLLSVGHKTGCLKVTDGKNFGSIFFNDGKICYSNLLNRPDRLGDRLLSRGLITNSQLEEALKHQQADTDGRRLGGILIHLGLLTKQDLESDVSRQIADAIFYLLRWEEGDFFFEPDTLPTEETITVSLDVLNLLLEEARRIDEWKNLEAKLPGTQIILERLILEGSQQVEMELNEEERQVMQLIDGRRTMGEVMEASSLGEFLTSKVIYGLLRAGLVKRGNERARTAAGTGSGAVDEHRNLGIAFYKTQMYEEAYREYRRIVEIKPDEADARFYLGLIHFRKAEYAEAATEFLETIAIEPQKACSYNNLGLALEAMGEYDDAVRQYKKALEMDPGSLTPKLNLAHLACRKKEWSSARDQLLSLEQQGKKTLLGSFLLGLAAYRSSQWDQAIEHWQECSQGGRINPSSENNIAALWQARGQVEEAERHYQAALKVSPENRTLLQNLSELYYRNSLWAQAVEVLSRVAGMGLADVQQLYKLGNLCLKQGQKDNAVKWWKKALELDPSNQMIRRNLDLAEKR
- a CDS encoding GTPase domain-containing protein gives rise to the protein MSLINYSSKEITCKIVYYGPGRCGKTSNLQYIYGKIPDEKRSSMVSLATEKDRTLFFDFLPLELGTIAGYKTRVQLYTVPGQVFYNSTRKLVLQGSDGVVFVADSQVDQWQENQDSLQNLRDNLAGLGMDLYKIPMVMQYNKRDLPNIMSVADLNTGLNFRRAHYFEAVATTGVGVFDTLKTVSALVLQSLSAKYKK